CGGACGAAAGCTGGGACTGGCTAGAATCGGTCTTTGGAGAGCTAAGAACCGAAGAGAAAGGCTTTTCGGGATATACGAAAACCTTTCGCACAAGTGGCGAAGTGTTTGGAGCGTATTCACCGGAGAGAAGAAACCAAAAGGTCTATGTATCCCTTTCGTCGAAGGCACTGTATCATTTTGGATTAGGTGCAACGAGTTTAGCGGGACTCATCCAAGGAGCGATTGAGAGAAAGGGAAAATTCACCCGGATTGATCTTGCCCAAGACGACTACGAAGGACTCTTAGATTTACCTTTGATCTATGAGAAGTTAAAGAGAAAGGAAATCTCGACACGGTTTCGAGGATATACGAAATATGAATCACCGGTGACATTAATAGAGAGGGGAAGTTTATTTAAAGACCACAAGATTGGGCAACACGGCTATACAATCTATATCGGAGCGTATCGAGGAAGTAATTGTTTTGTTCGAATCTATGACAAGATGCTGCAAGTGGGAGAAGAGAATTGTAATTGGCCGGTATGGAACCGGGTCGAGTTTCAATTGAGCCAGGAAGCGGCGGACCAGTATTGCAATCCTACTTGGAACGTGAATCCTGAAACCGGTGAGATTGTGAAGGGTAAGAATCGCTTTCCGGATCCGAGACGGGCAACGTTTGCGGATCGTAGCTTTCCCAAGACAGCGTATTACTATTTGAAGTTTTTAGATCCGTATTACAAACAGAAAGAGGATAGCATGGGTTTTGGATACTTAGTAGAAACCCACAAGCGGCATTGGCCTGATTGTAGTTGGTGGACAAAATTCTTGAAAGTATCGGAAGGTCAATCGATCGGTCTACCAAAGAACGAAACGGGACTAGAGGAAA
The nucleotide sequence above comes from Leptospira weilii. Encoded proteins:
- a CDS encoding replication initiation factor domain-containing protein yields the protein MGLKYYWEQTISVPEELKKPFVDWLSFTVEYTDESWDWLESVFGELRTEEKGFSGYTKTFRTSGEVFGAYSPERRNQKVYVSLSSKALYHFGLGATSLAGLIQGAIERKGKFTRIDLAQDDYEGLLDLPLIYEKLKRKEISTRFRGYTKYESPVTLIERGSLFKDHKIGQHGYTIYIGAYRGSNCFVRIYDKMLQVGEENCNWPVWNRVEFQLSQEAADQYCNPTWNVNPETGEIVKGKNRFPDPRRATFADRSFPKTAYYYLKFLDPYYKQKEDSMGFGYLVETHKRHWPDCSWWTKFLKVSEGQSIGLPKNETGLEEIDNWLKTQASSSLKLLTEAYGEEYLLEVLKIGQEKMERNPKYQNLLKSHREKGKKTFEIPIHEIPF